One window from the genome of Scatophagus argus isolate fScaArg1 chromosome 13, fScaArg1.pri, whole genome shotgun sequence encodes:
- the LOC124069865 gene encoding E3 ubiquitin-protein ligase RNF31, translating to MPSLSEQLHEVRSRAEVCFYSGGRVVEVRAGVMAMANVPLPPCSKYHHIAAETMVIENSFGSNRKETLASLQRLSTALNILEKYGCNLTNPNRPKYWRTVKHNNPVFKATVDAVQGGRAVLCLYGYSNQQTDGLSFPDDVMDPDVGRVAAVTLEVMSLRMELEMLIREAHPHPEFYERIIPTLRHKDVGLNTDAVVYYSSTSYHSDGQTKSLALSVLHRSSKERNHGHSLSSKHQSLRSIQVFSTSSNKHPENCTICEIFRVSSHCLTCLQRLCSECDRLYHSYPERANHRRIAVRPSSSSSSSSQNRSSQSSSIWRCLHCTKINSVQDVLCEECELPCMESVSSKEDESQPATITEWQCKSCTMVNAASSILCEVCERPRLATRPPVTPSHPPINPPRPPAPVLGMPGDPDSQWVCQFCTYLNYSPATVCEMCDLARPEPAPLPAKLSPPSPVRRVPALPVKPKEPASEDMNSWRQKLMKEEGLKLIQLIRDGEKKGVSPEEVYASMKVAGDSSILLYKWLKKELPLLLDQIRMLVVTSSPQSVSDRTATGHMGRVCEAPAEDAGKEVDPAETDSVVQLSRVEAKQAWLTAGGDTERAATQALKDRLAKVKELCALGFSDETRCHEVLRQSGGEVRSALALLQRPLLEPFHKHIWSDKPEPPVDIHHPDKQRVCRRLLAVYDLPSWGRCELALSLLLEHNAPYSLEDVVQAVRESHDREFIKRVLAKECPICLSVFPHNKMQSLTSCQCSVCCGCFQQHFTIAVRDKHIRDMVCPVCWEPDINDPEHLNSYFSTLDIQLRECLESEVYELFHKKLTEQALIKDPKFLWCCHCSYGFIYDGDQLKVTCFQCHNSFCAQCKKPWESQHAGLSCEQYQSWKRENDPEYQRQGLAGYLRDNGITCPNCRFQYALSKGGCMHFCCSQCRYQFCSGCHNPFHTTCAVDECSVSGLHAHHPRDCLFYLRDWEPSRLQALLQNNAVAFNTEPPHGTKTGLCGVIEQKDDGGQQPDSACGAQTQPGHAGLCEKHYREYLVSLINNHSIDPAPLYSSSELLLACRRYKVDETRREGEDNFTYYSRLLEKLMDEVPLGNKVPRKK from the exons ATGCCGTCTCTATCGGAGCAGTTGCATGAGGTGCGAAGTCGGGCTGAAGTGTGTTTCTACTCTGGTGGCAGGGTGGTGGAGGTGCGGGCTGGGGTAATGGCTATGGCTAATGTGCCCTTACCGCCCTGCTCCAAATACCACCACATCGCTGCAGAGACCATGGTCATAGAAAACAGCTTTGGCAGCAACAGGAAGGAG acTCTTGCATCTCTCCAGCGTTTGTCTACAGCTTTGAACATACTGGAAAAGTATGGCTGTAACTTGACAAATCCCAACAGGCCAAAGTACTGGAGGACTGTGAAGCACAACAATCCAGTTTTCAAGGCCACTGTTGATGCTGTTCAG GGAGGACGAGCAGTCCTCTGCCTCTATGGTTATTCCAATCAGCAGACAGATGGGCTCAGCttccctgatgatgtcatggaTCCAGATGTGGGCCGAGTGGCTGCAGTAACACTGGAAGTGATGAGCCTGAGGATGGAACTAGAAATGCTTATcagg GAGGCTCATCCCCACCCTGAGTTCTATGAGAGAATCATTCCTACACTGAGACACAAG gaTGTTGGTCTCAACACTGATGCTGTGGTCTACTACTCCTCCACTTCATACCATTCAGATGGTCAGACCAAGTCTCTAGCCCTCTCCGTTCTACATCGTTCCTCCAAGGAGCGCAACCATGGTCACTCCCTGTCCTCAAAACATCAAAGTCTCAGGTCGATTCAAGTCTTTTCCACCTCCTCAAACAAGCATCCTG agaaCTGCACTATCTGTGAAATATTCCGTGTCTCTTCCCACTGCCTCACTTGCCTCCAGAGGCTCTGCTCAGAATGTGACAGACTGTACCACTCCTATCCTGAAAGGGCAAACCACCGTCGAATAGCTGTTAGACcatcatcgtcgtcatcgtcatcatccCAAAACAGGAGCAGTCAGAG TTCTTCCATCTGGCGTTGTCTTCACTGCACTAAAATCAACTCTGTCCAGGATGTGTTATGTGAGGAGTGTGAGCTCCCTTGCATGGAATCAGTGAGCTCAAAAGAGGATGAATCTCAGCCTGCCACCATCACTG AGTGGCAGTGTAAGAGCTGTACCATGGTGAATGCAGCCAGCAGTATTTTGTGTGAGGTGTGTGAAAGACCTCGTTTGGCTACACGACCTCCAGTGACCCCATCACACCCACCCATCAACCCCCCCAGACCACCAGCACCAGTACTGGGCATGCCCGGTGACCCTGACAGCCAG TGGGTGTGTCAGTTCTGCACCTATCTGAACTACTCTCCTGCTACAGTGTGTGAGATGTGTGACCTCGCCCGTCCAGAGCCTGCACCCTTGCCTGCAAAGCTTagccctccctctcctgtcagACGGGTCCCCGCTCTGCCAGTCAAACCCAAAGAGCCTGCCTCTGAAGACATGAACAGCTGGAGGCAGAAGctgatgaaggaggagggacTGAAGCTAATTCAGCTTATTAGA gatggagaaaagaaaggagtgaGTCCAGAGGAGGTGTATGCAAGCATGAAGGTAGCTGGGGACAGTAGCATCCTGCTCTACAAGTGGCTAAAGAAAGAGCTTCCTCTGCTGTTAGATCAGATCAGGATGTTGGTGGTAACATCTTCCCctcagtctgtttctgacagGACCGCAACAGGACACATG GGCAGGGTGTGTGAAGCTCCTGCTGAGGATGCTGGGAAAGAGGTGGAccctgcagaaacagacagtgtGGTTCAGCTGTCGAGAGTAGAGGCGAAGCAGGCCTGGCTAACAGCAGGAGGTGACACAGAAAGAGCTGCTACACAAGCTCTGAAAGACAGACTTGCCAAG GTAAAGGAGCTTTGTGCGCTGGGCTTCAGTGATGAGACTCGCTGTCATGAGGTTTTAAGGCAGAGTGGTGGTGAGGTGAGGAGCGCCCTGGCCCTGCTGCAGCGACCCCTTCTGGAACCCTTCCATAAGCACATTTGGAGTGATAAGCCCGAGCCTCCTGTGGACATTCATCACCCTGACAAACAA cgCGTATGTCGGAGGTTACTAGCAGTGTACGATCTTCCTAGCTGGGGTCGCTGTGAGCTGGCATTGTCACTCCTTCTAGAGCACAATGCCCCATACTCACTGGAAGATGTAGTGCAGGCTGTACGAGAGTCCCATGACAGGGAATTTATCAAGAGAGTGCTGGCTAAAGAGTGTCCCATCTGCCTCTCAGTCTTCCCCCACAACAAG ATGCAGTCTCTGACGTCCTGCCAGTGTTCAGTATGTTGTGGTTGTTTCCAGCAGCACTTCACCATCGCTGTGAGGGATAAACACATCAGAGACATGGTATGTCCAGTCTGCTGGGAGCCTGACATCAATGACCCTGAACACCTCAACAGCTACTTCTCCACCCTGGACATCCAG CTGCGAGAATGTTTGGAATCAGAAGTCTATGAGCTCTTCCATAAGAAGCTGACAGAGCAGGCTCTAATCAAGGACCCCAAGTTCCTCTGGTGCTGTCAT TGTTCATATGGCTTTATCTATGACGGAGACCAGCTGAAGGTCACATGTTTTCAATGCCACAACAGCTTCTGTGCTCAGTGTAAAAAGCCT TGGGAGTCTCAGCATGCAGGTTTGTCCTGTGAACAGTACCAGTCgtggaagagagagaatgatCCAGAGTATCAGAGACAGGGTCTGGCTGGATACCTCAGAGACAATGGCATCA CCTGTCCTAACTGTCGCTTTCAGTACGCACTGTCTAAAGGAGGCTGCATGCATTTCTGCTGCTCACAGTGTCGTTACCAGTTCTGCAGTGGCTGCCACAACCCTTTTCACACT ACCTGTGCAGTGGATGAATGCAGTGTGTCAGGATTACATGCCCATCATCCCAGAGACTGCCTCTTCTATCTCAGAGACTGGGAACCTTCCAGATTGCAGGCTTTACTGcag AACAATGCAGTGGCCTTCAACACTGAACCCCCTCATGGAACAAAGACAG